One stretch of Podospora bellae-mahoneyi strain CBS 112042 chromosome 2, whole genome shotgun sequence DNA includes these proteins:
- a CDS encoding hypothetical protein (EggNog:ENOG503P106) gives MSPPFSALLLEVQPGPGGDLLQPQDRLLSLLPASYRTDTDDIVAAGRDVCACIAKELDLKRLDRVLSWLWVAGRPMPPRPLHCQLLLSRELFVTEQMDMHLVWTSGRLFVKPIPRFLLDHAFWMEYLCCQSGCSCSVASECNRPALQRRALGFLFSYAALISHESDFSIAQDKHLLPPEVTWLAWRHFVEQLDTERIYSKVDVRFHYGELRLSRLNKIYLLSQRPFLLHRYMSHWQQYGAFFQDNFAWLASATIYITIALTAMQVGLATRTLADNDAFQSVSYGFTVFSILGPIAAMGLIVLVFGYMFIHNWAATVAYEKKRQQHIASSSESP, from the exons ATG TCACCACCTTTCTCCGCCTTACTCCTTGAAGTCCAGCCAGGGCCGGGTGGTGACCTGCTGCAGCCCCAAGATCGACTCTTGTCACTCCTGCCCGCGTCCTACCGCACCGATACCGACGACATTGTTGCCGCAGGTCGGGATGTATGTGCCTGCATCGCGAAAGAACTCGATTTGAAGAGGTTAGACAGGGTCCTCAGTTGGCTGTGGGTTGCCGGTCGCCCCATGCCACCGCGTCCGCTGCActgccagctcctcctctcccgggAGCTCTTCGTCACGGAGCAGATGGACATGCACCTGGTCTGGACAAGCGGCCGACTATTTGTCAAACCAATCCCGCGTTTTCTGCTCGACCATGCTTTCTGGATGGAGTATCTCTGTTGTCAGTCGGGTTGCAGCTGTTCCGTTGCGAGCGAATGTAATCGGCCAGCCCTGCAGCGGCGTGCGCTCGGGTTCCTGTTCTCGTACGCGGCGCTCATCTCACATGAAAGTGACTTTTCTATAGCACAGGACAAGCACTTGCTGCCGCCGGAGGTGACATGGCTAGCATGGAGGCACTTTGTCGAACAGCTGGACACCGAGCGCATCTACTCTAAGGTTGATGTTCGCTTCCACTACGGCGAGCTCCGCCTCTCCCGTCTGAACAAGATATATCTCCTCTCGCAGCGCCCGTTCCTCCTTCATCGCTACATGTCACACTGGCAACAATACGGGGCCTTTTTCCAAGACAACTTCGCCTGGCTGGCTTCCGCCACCATCTACATTACTATCGCCCTCACCGCCATGCAGGTTGGGCTGGCAACTAGGACGCTGGCTGACAACGACGCCTTCCAATCCGTATCCTATGGCTTTACTGTCTTTTCCATCCTAGgccccatcgccgccatggGGCTTATtgtgttggtgtttggttaCATGTTTATCCACAACTGGGCGGCAACGGTGGCGtatgaaaagaaaagacagCAGCACATAGCTAGCAGCTCGGAGAGTCCATGA
- a CDS encoding hypothetical protein (EggNog:ENOG503P1C3; COG:S), translating to MSLDVIIPSLVTFHRNMRYFSIGARVLQHFIADNSRFETKFQSLFRQWAYDPVFEVSEDNFALMDLTTVDLAYIQLFLFVLRHFPLLSEDRPLQDKQGEYARAGVDSNCVDHILPRSALRVADS from the coding sequence ATGTCGCTCGACGTTATAATCCCAAGCTTAGTAACCTTTCATAGAAATATGAGATACTTCTCCATCGGCGCGCGTGTTTTACAGCACTTCATCGCCGACAATAGCCGATTCGAAACGAAGTTTCAGAGTCTATTTCGGCAATGGGCGTATGACCCTGTATTTGAGGTTTCAGAAGACAACTTTGCCTTGATGGACTTAACAACCGTGGATCTAGCATATATTCAGCTGTTTCTTTTCGTATTGCGGCACTTCCCACTGCTGTCAGAAGATCGGCCCCTACAAGATAAACAAGGCGAATATGCTCGAGCGGGTGTGGATTCCAATTGTGTAGATCATATATTACCGCGCTCTGCGCTTAGAGTTGCGGACTCTTAA
- the LAP2_1 gene encoding Leucyl aminopeptidase yscIV (MEROPS:MER0002281; COG:E; COG:I; COG:O; COG:V; EggNog:ENOG503NV5N) — MWSSLFRRQAGKIATTTTTTITRITAHRQQRFVSRLTYTNGTMRDPNTLSNYDAWRTRHTTTNLKVDFTSKSLRGKVILELESQTDESSKEIILDSSYLDVSAIKLSGESTKWEIKDRQGANGSPVHIAVPNGAPKGDVVKVEIDVATTDKCTALQWLTPAQTSNKKAPFMFSQCQAIHARSLFPCQDTPDVKSTYTFNITSPHVVVASGVPVKGGETEGEGDEKVYKFEQKVPIPSYLYALASGDIESAPIGRISSVATGPNELKASQWELEGDMDKFLDAAEKIVFPYKWGEYNVLVLPPSFPYGGMENPIFTFATPTIISGDKQNIDVIAHELAHSWSGNLVTSCSWEHFWLNEGWTMYLERRIQASIHGSEAHIDFSAIRGWKALEESIEEFGKDHEFTKLCISHKGIDPDDAFSTVPYEKGFHFIYYLDKLVGRENFDKFIPHYFSKWANKSLDSFEFKDTFLGFFSAPEYASLKNKIAEIDWEGRFYNSGLPPKPEFDTSLVDECYKLAEKWKRKDFQPSPSDIEGWTGNQILVLLNEVQDFEEPLSVEQSQSLGETYGLTDSKNAELKSAYYHIAMKAQDTSSYQGVADLLGEVGRMKFVRPLYRSLNKVARDLALETFEKYKDFYHPICRQLVEKDLGVASNSA; from the exons ATGTGGAGTTCGCTCTTCCGACGACAGGCGGGGAAAatagccaccaccaccaccaccaccatcaccagaaTCACAGCtcaccgacaacaacgatTCGTAAGCCGCCTCACCTACACAAACGGCACCATGAGAGATCCGAACACCCTCTCTAATTATGATGCCTGGCGCACCCGGCACACCACTACCAACCTCAAGGTGGATTTTACTTCCAAATCCCTTCGCGGCAAGGTCATACTCGAGCTTGAGTCTCAGACGGACGAGAGCAGCAAGGAGATCATCCTTGACTCTAGCTACCTAGATGTTTCAGCCATTAAGCTGTCTGGGGAGTCCACCAAATGGGAGATCAAAGACCGCCAAGGAGCCAACGGCTCCCCGGTTCACATTGCCGTCCCTAACGGTGCCCCCAAGGGAGATGTCGTCAAGGTCGAAATCGATGTTGCTACCACGGACAAGTGCACAGCTCTGCAGTGGTTGACTCCCGCTCAGACGAGCAATAAGAAAGCTCCGTTCATGTTCAGTCAATGCCAGGCCATTCATGCCAGGAGTTTGTTCCCTTGCCAGGATACTCCTGACGTAAAGAGCACCTATaccttcaacatcaccagtCCACATGTCGTTGTTGCGAGCGGTGTCCCGGTGAAGGGTGGTGAGactgagggagagggcgacGAGAAGGTTTACAAGTTTGAGCAAAAGGTTCCTATTCCATCCTATCTCTATGCGTTGGCCTCGGGAGATATCGAGAGCGCGCCGATTGGAAGGATATCCTCTGTTGCTACTGGGCCTAATGAGCTGAAGGCTTCGCagtgggagttggagggtgATATGGACAAGTTCCTGGATGCTGCAGAGAAGATTGTCTTCCCGTATAAGTGGGGAGAGTATAATGTGTTGGTGTTGCCGCCAAGCTTCCCTTACGGAG GCATGGAGAACCCTATCTTTACTTTTGCTACACCGACGATTATCAGCGGCGACAAGCAGAATATCGATGTCATTGCTCATGAGCTGGCTCACTCATGGAGCGGAAATCTAGTGACGAGCTGCAGTTGGGAGCACTT CTGGCTGAACGAGGGCTGGACCATGTATCTTGAGCGTCGTATTCAGGCTTCGATTCACGGTAGTGAGGCTCACATCGATTTCTCCGCCATTCGCGGATGGAAAGCCCTTG AGGAGTCCATCGAAGAGTTTGGCAAGGATCACGAGTTCACCAAGCTCTGCATCAGCCATAAGGGTATTGATCCAGATGATGCTTTCAGCACGGTGCCTTATGAGAAGGGCTTCCACTTCATCTACTACCTCGACAAACTTGTCGGGCGTGAGAACTTTGACAAGTTCATCCCTCACTACTTTAGCAAGTGGGCGAACAAGTCTCTTGACTCGTTCGAGTTCAAGGATACCTTCCTCGGGTTCTTCAGCGCCCCGGAATACGCCAGCCTGAAAAACAAGATCGCGGAGATTGACTGGGAGGGCCGCTTTTACAACAGTGGCCTTCCACCAAAGCCCGAGTTTGACACATCGCTTGTTGATGAGTGCTACAAGCTGGCAGAAAAGTGGAAGCGGAAGGATTTCCAGCCCAGCCCGTCGGACATCGAGGGATGGACTGGTAACCAAATTCTCGTTCTGTTGAACGAGGTTCAAGACTTTGAAGAGCCTTTGTCTGTCGAGCAGTCG CAATCCCTCGGCGAAACTTATGGCCTGACAGACTCCAAGAATGCTGAGCTGAAGTCGGCCTACTACCACATCGCCATGAAGGCCCAGGATACCAGCTCTTATCAGGGTGTGGCTGACCTTCTTGGGGAGGTAGGGCGCATGAAGTTTGTTCGCCCTCTGTACCGGAGCTTGAACAAGGTGGCTCGCGACCTTGCGCTGGAGACGTTTGAGAAGTACAAGGACTTTTATCATCCCATTTGCCGGCAGCTGGTTGAGAAGGACCTTGGAGTGGCTAGTAACAGTGCTTAA
- a CDS encoding hypothetical protein (EggNog:ENOG503P18Y; COG:S) — MVLGRCAQVPLQQPTPAISTSERLWNAAYDNLKLEDVDLVGSYGKILEKRELVEKAQQKISKASRISTGVGDLADFVLSAKAMVDLILQNVPQAASAALPGTGVCLGLQLRKTRTNLAGTAHIISRVDWYYAPSGFLEKDHIDESLESILPQLKARIVALSKALLPYQIKSICSYYRHQSLVFLCGLANWDDWDAALKAVTDAEDALQTDSDQYNKLQAKEALR, encoded by the exons ATGGTACTGGGGCGCTGCGCGCAAGTGCCATTacagcaaccaacccctGCCATTTCCACATCCGAGAGGCTATGGAACGCTGCGTACGACAACCTTAAGTTGGAGGATGTAGATCTTGTTGGGTCCTACGGGAAAATTCTGGAAA agagggagttggttgaAAAGGCTCAACAGAAAATATCCAAGGCTTCCAGGATAAGTACCGGGGTGGGCGACCTCGCTGATTTCGTCCTATCCGCTAAGGCAATGGTTGACTTAATACTCCAAAACGTGCCACAAGCTGCATCGGCTGCGCTTCCAGGGACCGGTGTTTGCCTTGGGCTACAGCTAAGAAAAACAAGAACCAACCTTGCCGGTACCGCCCACATTATCTCCAGAGTGGATTGGTATTACGCCCCGTCCGGATTCCTGGAGAAGGATCACATCGACGAGTCTTTAGAATCGATCCTGCCCCAGCTAAAGGCGAGGATCGTCGCGCTTTCCAAGGCCCTCCTCCCATACCAGATAAAAAGCATCTGCTCCTACTACCGCCACCAGAGTCTCGTTTTTCTCTGTGGCCTTGCCAACTGGGACGACTGGGACGCTGCCCTGAAGGCTGTCACGGACGCGGAAGATGCCCTGCAGACGGACTCGGACCAGTACAACAAGCTCCAGGCGAAGGAGGCATTGCGCTAA
- a CDS encoding hypothetical protein (EggNog:ENOG503P2JZ; COG:S) — MQQTTERKYQLFPKERQVATCPGKALDPEQAFALAMLQNGEKGEKAPAAAGLRIRIKEHNLIRRRKVSVPDLGPMTTVQEVAMDSPTIPGRPPFHERSISAPGASWKQNQMVDFLSPTLEQSPEQKHELRGGFRSHGELRQPLSPKSLTPLVIPASTSAVPRLTQQASLNRLRSGSTPVDMPLRSARTDDSPRMKTPFTPCSAALTPASAATTAMTNSTLPTPVSAPMSAPIEHRSSPRPWERVTNYALVGNPKEGSPDPSATPKAEPNDETPQVSQGHTRNVSDTGSIMERGRPRKRSDLTLRAMSRRGESKRSSSAERRAFEQLPKGWKASDAVNMLSPAEAAALHKQALQQAARFEVLRKDDVDNLSRELRQLDERTEYLRRTYTSLRAGRRNLHTRICQYLRSPRTAKFSHDSMLKQEEALAELDASIDDWVTKLEHAENRRMRVRQKLLEHVAAAATLAVPPTGVASVSESLQLAMGVRPLNCPTSMSTPPRSPTKTAFTQTSPSSSPSSSPQRVVAQVPSTIMEDPLTEETAAAKEKTGGSVTTLKRAETIRIYADNDVYALLADVEQTISNMGGTEAVAKEEPAVSVAKEDPGSDVERKKWNRTRGSQMFLKSSSPARMAIPFSKLEAKTSSSSLSSSSTPPTTTTCSTTSTSPIITPTPTSEEFFLTNAVFKP, encoded by the exons ATGCAGCAGACGACAGAAAGGAAATACCAGCTCTTCCCTAAAGAGAGGCAAGTAGCTACTTGCCCTGGGAAGGCTCTGGACCCCGAGCAAGCGTTTGCGTTGGCCATGTTACAAAACGGAGAGAAGGGCGAAAAAGCTCCTGCCGCGGCAGGGCTCAGGATACGGATCAAGGAACACAACCTCATCCGCAGACGAAAGGTTAGCGTCCCGGATTTGGGACCTATGACAACCGTACAAGAAGTGGCCATGGATTCCC CCACAATTCCAGGCCGACCACCTTTCCATGAGCGTTCGATTAGCGCACCGGGAGCATCGTGGAAGCAGAATCAGATGGTCGACTTCCTGTCACCAACGTTGGAGCAATCTCCGGAACAAAAACACGAACTTCGAGGTGGATTTAGGAGCCACGGAGAACTCCGGCAACCATTATCGCCAAAAAGTCTCACGCCTCTGGTTATTCCAGCTTCAACATCAGCAGTTCCTCGTTTGACACAACAGGCCTCACTCAATCGGCTTCGATCGGGCAGCACACCTGTGGACATGCCACTACGGTCGGCGAGGACGGATGATTCCCCAAGAATGAAGACTCCCTTCACCCCCTGTTCAGCTGCCTTAACACCTGCATCGGCCGCCACTACCGCCATGACCAACTCGACGCTCCCCACACCTGTATCCGCTCCCATGTCCGCTCCCATCGAGCATCGATCATCACCCAGACCATGGGAACGTGTTACGAACTATGCGCTTGTCGGGAACCCCAAAGAAGGCTCACCGGATCCCTCGGCCACGCCAAAGGCTGAACCCAATGACGAAACACCACAAGTTTCCCAAGGCCACACGAGAAATGTGTCGGATACAGGAAGTATCATGGAGAGAGGTCGGCCGCGGAAGCGGTCGGATCTCACCCTTCGCGCTATGTCGCGGCGAGGAGAATCCAAGAGAAGCTCCAGTGCGGAGCGACGAGCATTTGAGCAACTGCCCAAAGGGTGGAAGGCAAGTGATGCGGTCAATATGCTTAGCCCTGCTGAGGCAGCTGCTTTACACAAGCAAGCTCTTCAGCAGGCGGCTAGGTTTGAGGTATTAAGAAAAGATGACGTCGACAATCTCTCTAGAGAACTTCGTCAGCTTGATGAGCGCACTGAATACCTTCGCCGTACCTACACCTCGCTTCGTGCTGGACGACGCAACCTACACACTCGGATCTGCCAATATCTGCGATCACCCCGGACGGCCAAGTTCAGTCACGACTCGATGCTGAAGCAAGAGGAAGCCCTTGCTGAACTTGACGCTTCGATTGATGACTGGGTTACCAAACTCGAACACGCTGAGAACCGGCGCATGCGGGTCCGCCAGAAGCTTCTGGAGCACGTCGCCGCCGCAGCCACCCTGGCCGTTCCACCCACGGGCGTTGCTAGTGTGAGCGAGTCTCTGCAGCTCGCTATGGGAGTTCGCCCCCTGAACTGCCCGACCAGCATGTCAACTCCTCCACGAAGCCCCACGAAGACTGCCTTCACACAaacctcgccttcctcttcgccttcctcctctcctcagcGAGTGGTAGCTCAAGTTCCTTCAACCATCATGGAGGATCCCTTGACCGAGGAGACTGCGGCGGCCAAAGAGAAGACTGGGGGTTCTGTCACGACCCTGAAAAGGGCGGAGACGATTCGCATCTACGCTGACAATGACGTGTATGCCCTCCTTGCCGACGTTGAGCAAACGATTAGCAACATGGGTGGGACAGAGGCCGTGGCGAAGGAGGAGCCTGCAGTGTCCGTGGCGAAGGAGGACCCAGGCTCTGATGTCGAGAGGAAAAAGTGGAATCGCACTCGGGGCAGCCAGATGTTCCTGAAGAGCAGTTCTCCTGCCAGGATGGCTATCCCTTTCTCCAAACTCGAGGCcaagacctcctcctcctctctttcttcctcttcaacccctcccaccacgaCTACTTGCTCAActacatcaacatcacccaTCATAACGCCGACACCCACCAGCGAAGAATTCTTTCTGACCAACGCGGTGTTCAAGCCCTAA
- a CDS encoding hypothetical protein (EggNog:ENOG503NX9U; COG:S), which produces MAPKGLRRIVPAHDVPDNTTIDIIAIHGLGTESPRTWEFKKKGRGGVVSWLSDSDMLPAALPEARIFTYDWNANYFKDAPVQTLLGHADTLLKLVSEGRGSQRRPIIFVASCFGGLILAEAFNRAAQEGSDYRHILLSTVGVVFLATPFQGSDAAQQARWQVLVAGIMGEQASDQLIQDLEQKHDFVRQRIQKFTEIANAEAVRLPLYCFFEMKKTEMLRRILSRGWAKKLTERVMKKILVTESSACLHGFHRQGLDATHSGMNKFEGPECPNFKLVKDAIKQFAENAPAVLTRRKNLPGKRHWIVPFGRNKEFVGREKILQDLLERIHPSADKDDCQRTAIEGLGGVGKTQVALEVAFRVSNEHPNCSVFWVPAVDVTSFENAYRAIGQQLKVPGIDEVKADVKALVKTALSRESTGSWLLIIDNADDRKLLLSDTALTDYLPFSRKGSILFTTRNHEVAVKLVGPKSHIISVEEMSRDEAFKLLQKGLKGDQMRDTASTVALLEFLTNLPLAIQQASAYMAEKQISTTQYLGLCKSSDEDMIELLSRDFEDRHRYQSIQNPVAITWLISFRHISDHDPLAADYLRFMCFLAGKDIPQSLLPPAGRLRTVDAIGTLKAYAFISERKEPDTYDIHRLVQISMLRWLAQKGERKEWTAKVLQRLDNVFPDPDHGNREVWMSYLPHTQHVLELRERADDEEAPTDLLSKMGQSFYNLGKYKEAKQMHRQTLQLREKVLGKEHPDTLISMNNLAIVLKSQGQYEEAEQIHRQELQLCEKVLGKEHPDTLISMNNLASVLKSQGKYEEAKQIHRQTLQLREKVLGKEHPGTLE; this is translated from the exons ATG GCTCCGAAGGGACTCCGCCGGATCGTCCCAGCGCACGACGTCCCTGACAACACGACCATCGA TATCATCGCAATCCACGGCTTGGGCACCGAGTCGCCGCGGACATGGGAGTTCAAGAAGAAAGGAAGAGGCGGAGTGGTGAGCTGGCTGTCGGACAG CGACATGCTGCCGGCAGCTCTACCTGAGGCCCGCATATTCACCTACGACTGGAACGCAAACTACTTCAAAGATGCACCCGTACAAACGCTGCTCGGCCATGCTGACACGCTGCTCAAACTTGTTTCCGAAGGCCGCGGTTCGCAAAGGCGACCGATCATCTTCGTTGCTTCTTGTTTTGGGGGCCTTATCCTGGCTGAG GCTTTTAATCGAGCAGCCCAGGAAGGCAGCGACTACCGACATATTCTGCTTTCCACTGTCGGGGTCGTTTTTCTCGCCACTCCGTTCCAGGGCAGCGATGCCGCCCAGCAGGCTCGGTGGCAGGTGCTGGTTGCCGGCATTATGGGAGAGCAAGCGTCCGACCAGCTCATACAAGACCTCGAGCAGAAACACGACTTCGTTCGCCAGCGTATCCAGAAATTCACCGAGATCGCGAATGCCGAGGCGGTCCGACTGCCCCTGTATTGCTTCTTTGAAATGAAGAAGACAGAGATGTTAAGACGCATTCTATCACGAGGTTGGGCGAAGAAGCTGACTGAGCgtgtgatgaagaagatt CTTGTGACGGAGTCCTCGGCTTGCCTCCATGGTTTCCATCGTCAGGGGCTAGATGCAACCCATTCGGGCATGAACAAATTCGAGGGTCCAGAATGCCCCAACTTTAAACTCGTTAAAGATGCGATCAAGCAATTCGCTGAGAATGCACCTGCCGTTTTGACGCGGCGGAAGAACT TACCTGGCAAGCGGCACTGGATTGTCCCGTTTGGACGTAACAAGGAATTCGTCGGCCGTGAAAAGATTCTCCAGGACCTTCTTGAGAGGATCCATCCTAGTGCAGATAAGGATGACTGCCAGCGGACCGCAATCGAAGGCctgggaggggtgggaaagACGCAGGTCGCGCTCGAGGTTGCTTTTCGCGTCAGCAATGAGCACCCGAACTGCTCAGTCTTCTGGGTTCCCGCTGTGGATGTCACCAGTTTTGAGAATGCATACCGTGCTATCGGCCAGCAACTCAAGGTGCCCGGGATCGATGAAGTGAAGGCAGACGTCAAAGCACTTGTCAAGACAGCCTTGAGTCGTGAAAGTACGGGTAGCTGGCTTTTGATCATCGACAACGCTGATGACAGAAAGCTACTCCTTAGCGACACTGCCCTTACCGACTATCTTCCATTCAGCCGGAAAGGATCTATTCTATTCACAACGCGAAATCACGAAGTCGCGGTTAAGCTAGTGGGGCCTAAGAGTCACATTATCTCAGTTGAAGAAATGAGTAGAGACGAAGCCTTTAAGCTGTTGCAGAAAGGCTTGAAGGGAGATCAGATGCGTGATACGGCAAGCACTGTCGCGCTGTTGGAATTTCTTACCAATCTCCCTTTGGCGATACAGCAGGCGTCTGCTTATATGGCCGAGAAGCAGATCTCAACTACACAATACCTTGGACTGTGCAAGTCCAGTGACGAGGATATGATCGAGCTACTGAGCCGGGACTTTGAGGACCGACACCGATATCAAAGCATTCAAAACCCTGTCGCCATAACTTGGCTGATTTCGTTCCGGCACATCTCAGATCACGACCCGCTGGCGGCGGACTACCTCAGGTTTATGTGCTTCCTAGCTGGGAAGGATATTCCGCAATCTCTGCTGCCGCCGGCCGGGAGGCTAAGGACTGTTGACGCGATTGGGACTCTGAAGGCGTATGCATTTATCTCCGAACGGAAGGAGCCAGATACTTACGACATCCATCGGCTGGTCCAAATATCGATGCTACGCTGGTTAGCTCAAAAGGGAGAGCGAAAGGAATGGACCGCCAAAGTGCTACAACGGCTTGATAATGTGTTTCCCGATCCAGATCACGGCAATAGAGAAGTGTGGATGAGCTATCTTCCGCATACGCAACATGTTCTTGAACTGCGAGAGAgggcggatgatgaggaggcgcCAACAGATCTTTTGTCCAAAATGGGCCAGAGCTTTTACAATTTAGGAAAATATAAGGAGGCCAAGCAGATGCATCGGCAGACGCTACAGCTACgtgagaaggtgttgggcaAGGAGCATCCCGACACACTTATTAGCATGAACAACCTTGCGATTGTGCTTAAGAGCCAGGGGCAGTacgaggaagccgagcaaATACATCGGCAGGAGCTACAGCTATgtgagaaggtgttgggcaAGGAGCATCCCGACACACTTATTAGTATGAACAACCTTGCGAGTGTGCTTAAGAGCCAGGGGAAGTACGAGGAAGCCAAGCAGATACATCGGCAGACGCTACAGCTACgtgagaaggtgttgggcaAGGAGCATCCTGGCACACTTGAGTAA